The proteins below come from a single Bactrocera dorsalis isolate Fly_Bdor chromosome 5, ASM2337382v1, whole genome shotgun sequence genomic window:
- the LOC105227112 gene encoding uncharacterized protein LOC105227112 isoform X1 — translation MAQQHRPTTLAAVNYQRIYLTLVLSIVWLVSDACAAPMVNALAGIPQYGTRQQADKQLTLLNELFNNVNEEALLTELKKYRREQPNYLSKWPGLRDLVLMPDYADIALNNDDGDDNYELPSFEERLKQISTNALDGAEVAHDSSAGRKDNNTFKNQGVKKNLQSDMSPCHFKICNMGRKRNARYFED, via the exons ATGGCACAACAACATAGACCTACTACATTGGCAGCCGTCAACTATCAGCGGATATATCTCACTTTGGTGCTGTCAATTGTGTGGCTGGTGAGTGACGCTTGCGCAGCGCCGATGGTGAATGCGTTGGCGGGCATACCGCAGTACGGCACGCGTCAACAAGCCGATAAGCAACTGACATTGTTGAACGAACTGTTTAACAACGTTAATGAGGAGGCACTCCTCACTGAATTG aagaaATATCGTCGCGAGCAGCCGAATTATCTGAGTAAGTGGCCCGGTTTACGCGATCTCGTGCTAATGCCAGACTACGCGGATATTGCTCTGAATAACGATGATGGGGACGACAACTACGAGTTGCCCAGTTTCGAGGAGCGTCTAAAGCAGATTTCAACAAATGCGCTAGATGGCGCTGAGGTTGCTCATGATTCTTCAGCAGGCAGGAAAGATAATAATACATTCAAGAATCAAGGTGTTAAGAAGAATTTACAAT CAGATATGTCACCTTGCCACTTCAAAATCTGCAACATGGGACGCAAACGGAATGCCCGCTACTTCGAGGACTAA
- the LOC105227110 gene encoding partner of Y14 and mago — MTTYLTDSDGKFIPATQRPDGTWRKARRVKDGYVPQEEVPLYESKGKQFAQRKSTLPPGMCPLVAEQTKKEREKQERAKAKKVAKQQENSVGPKSINSGTSNNKKVKQPQSQTQQIPGLLVLANNGTSKATSSKVNTNANKTSTNNNDAVVKLASELQASLQMQSDEGLDTSKKLKKLRKKLREIETIEQRIKSGELKKPEKDQLDKVKRKKEVIKEIKQLEEEEEVLGKIKGTD; from the coding sequence atgacTACCTATCTAACCGATAGTGATGGAAAATTTATCCCAGCGACTCAACGACCGGATGGTACATGGCGCAAAGCTCGCCGCGTTAAAGACGGCTATGTACCACAAGAAGAGGTGCCCTTGTACGAAAGCAAAGGTAAGCAATTTGCGCAACGTAAGAGCACGCTTCCGCCTGGCATGTGTCCACTTGTGGCCGAGCAGACTAAAAAAGAGCGAGAAAAGCAAGAGCGTGCCAAAGCAAAGAAGGTCGCAAAGCAACAGGAAAATTCCGTAGGTCCTAAATCAATTAATAGTGGAACgagtaacaataaaaaagttaagcAACCTCAATCACAAACACAACAAATACCTGGATTGCTCGTTCTTGCTAACAACGGAACGTCTAAGGCAACGTCCTCCAAAGTTAATACCAACGCTAATAAGACAAGTACAAATAATAACGATGCCGTTGTTAAACTAGCCAGCGAATTGCAGGCCTCCCTGCAAATGCAGTCAGATGAAGGACTTGATAcatcgaaaaaattgaaaaagcttCGAAAAAAGTTACGTGAAATAGAGACAATCGAGCAAAGAATCAAAAGTGGTGAACTTAAGAAACCCGAAAAAGATCAATTAGACAAAGTGAAGCGGAAAAAGGAAGTCATTAAAGAAATTAAGCAACttgaagaggaagaagaagtcCTAGGTAAAATCAAAGGAACCGACTAA
- the LOC105227109 gene encoding uncharacterized protein LOC105227109 gives MAKLTVIFPFLLAVTALLCSFAHCANEATEKLPSTHAPPSADAHAAQLATNSTRYARLMKILQQDPKALAAKRYRAAAQRVMARADNLQPAGMPNRRPLAGVPPQQKSRPPIMRRVQNGPPVNGAPPRFTFEKPKGVINHLPSKGPVPFNAGKVSVYRPPYPFAAHSQPQTHPNALLPQSTAPAQPLKHQQQLQQHEEFNFKASPPYNGKAIVRPLLEPHDPNYRQHLQQLQQYAGKPHHMIQQHPIPQQQQLQKPHIQQPYPGYPALLQSKQQSPNRLPAFHYEMIRPHEEPVLHPHVKHEHPVPNSAGYAVYENNELAEEEVPYSHPHAHYPPTVRTEEVAQHYASMRQQPQHTDTETAAAHEAEEYIKFMNSNDYFLPKHEPNYKQLDTQSDKHQVRQQEYLQREQPAAPEPVQRSHAHYLPSQQHTQHIQYIQPSTSTDNVASGSGSSAANNYLNNPIQVSQLFYQEDPVPAIVRGSYQTGSNLFVVNSDGNKAVKHVIPAPTTIAPTTLAPAYSKVRYNALHSRTPEPLRFEFTERDAVHASYTNSPPQAYVDDNEHLRYRTAAAALSTSTTQNLPISSSHNYGSDTSLSADDPEDDEDVQSASSDYYGRVPVRQSTPGDVPSMSTSPAPVEQKDTEEYCERMCANVHDEDEEIVCGSDGYMYTSESQMECYASCLHIDVTVQSKGSCNTR, from the exons ATGGCGAAATTAACAGTTATTTTTCCATTTCTGTTAGCTGTGACTGCTTTACTCTGCAGCTTCGCGCATTGCGCCAACGAGGCGACAGAGAAGCTGCCGTCCACACATGCTCCTCCAAGCGCTGACGCCCACGCTGCACAACTCGCTACGAATAGCACGCGCTATGCGcgactaatgaaaatattgcagcAGGACCCGAAGGCTCTAGCGGCCAAACGTTACCGGGCCGCTGCACAACGCGTCATGGCGCGCGCTGATAATTTACAACCCGCAGGCATGCCCAATCGTCGGCCGCTAGCAGGCGTTCCGCCTCAGCAAAAATCGCGTCCGCCGATTATGCGTCGCGTACAGAACGGTCCGCCTGTTAATGGTGCGCCGCCGCGTTTTACCTTTGAAAAGCCCAAGGGGGTTATAAACCATTTACCGTCCAAAGGTCCGGTCCCATTCAATGCTGGCAAAGTGTCCGTGTACAGACCGCCTTACCCGTTCGCCGCACATTCTCAACCGCAAACACACCCAAATGCTTTATTGCCACAGTCTACGGCGCCTGCCCAGCCGttaaaacaccaacaacagctgcaacaacaCGAAGAATTTAATTTCAAGGCATCGCCACCATACAATGGCAAAGCGATTGTGCGCCCCTTACTCGAACCACACGATCCGAATTATAGGCAGCACCTGCAACAGCTACAGCAGTACGCTGGCAAGCCACACCACATGATACAACAACATCccataccacaacaacaacagctgcagaAACCACACATACAGCAGCCCTATCCAGGATATCCAGCATTGCTCCAGAGCAAGCAGCAATCACCCAACCGACTACCAGCTTTCCATTATGAAATGATACGACCGCACGAAGAGCCTGTGCTGCATCCACACGTGAAACATGAGCACCCGGTGCCAAATAGCGCTGGTTATGCCGTCTATGAGAATAATGAGTTGGCCGAGGAAGAGGTGCCGTACTCGCATCCCCATGCACACTATCCCCCCACTGTACGAACCGAAGAGGTTGCGCAGCATTATGCAAGCATGCGACAGCAGCCACAACACACCGATACAGAGACCGCGGCGGCGCATGAAGCtgaagaatatataaaatttatgaactcGAATGACTATTTCTTACCCAAGCATGAGCCAAACTACAAACAACTTGACACACAAAGCGATAAACATCAAGTGCGGCAGCAAGAGTATCTGCAGCGCGAGCAACCAGCCGCACCAGAGCCGGTTCAACGAAGTCATGCCCACTATCTGCCATCACAGCAGCATACACAACACATTCAATACATCCAGCCATCGACAAGCACTGATAATGTAGCCTCTGGCTCCGGCTCTTCTGCCGCCAACAATTACCTTAACAATCCCATACAAGTATCGCAGCTGTTTTATCAAGAAGATCCCGTCCCCGCCATTGTACGCGGCAGCTATCAGACCGGCAGCAACTTATTCGTGGTAAATTCAGACGGTAATAAGGCCGTCAAGCATGTAATACCGGCGCCCACCACAATCGCACCCACTACATTGGCGCCAGCGTATTCTAAAGTGCGCTATAACGCGCTACATAGCCGCACACCTGAACCGCTGCGCTTCGAATTTACTGAACGCGATGCTGTACACGCCTCGTACACAAACTCGCCACCGCAAGCTTACGTGGATGACAATGAGCATTTACGTTATAGAACCGCTGCCGCGGCATTATCCACTTCCACTACGCAAAACTTGCCTATATCAAGTTCCCACAATTACGGCAGCGACACTTCGCTCAGTGCGGATGATCCAGAGGACGATGAGGATGTACAAAGCGCCAGTTCG GACTACTATGGACGCGTGCCAGTCCGTCAATCAACTCCCGGCGATGTGCCTTCGATGTCAACCTCACCAGCACCGGTTGAACAGAAGGACACCGAAGAGTATTGCGAGCGCATGTGCGCCAATGTGCACGACGAGGACGAGGAGATCGTCTGCGGCTCGGATGGTTACATGTATACAAGCGAGTCCCAAATGGAATGCTATGCCTCGTGCCTACACATTG ATGTAACGGTACAAAGCAAAGGATCCTGTAATACGCGGTAG
- the LOC105227112 gene encoding uncharacterized protein LOC105227112 isoform X2, which produces MAQQHRPTTLAAVNYQRIYLTLVLSIVWLVSDACAAPMVNALAGIPQYGTRQQADKQLTLLNELFNNVNEEALLTELKKYRREQPNYLSKWPGLRDLVLMPDYADIALNNDDGDDNYELPSFEERLKQISTNALDGAEVAHDSSAGRKDNNTFKNQGVKKNLQYMSPCHFKICNMGRKRNARYFED; this is translated from the exons ATGGCACAACAACATAGACCTACTACATTGGCAGCCGTCAACTATCAGCGGATATATCTCACTTTGGTGCTGTCAATTGTGTGGCTGGTGAGTGACGCTTGCGCAGCGCCGATGGTGAATGCGTTGGCGGGCATACCGCAGTACGGCACGCGTCAACAAGCCGATAAGCAACTGACATTGTTGAACGAACTGTTTAACAACGTTAATGAGGAGGCACTCCTCACTGAATTG aagaaATATCGTCGCGAGCAGCCGAATTATCTGAGTAAGTGGCCCGGTTTACGCGATCTCGTGCTAATGCCAGACTACGCGGATATTGCTCTGAATAACGATGATGGGGACGACAACTACGAGTTGCCCAGTTTCGAGGAGCGTCTAAAGCAGATTTCAACAAATGCGCTAGATGGCGCTGAGGTTGCTCATGATTCTTCAGCAGGCAGGAAAGATAATAATACATTCAAGAATCAAGGTGTTAAGAAGAATTTACAAT ATATGTCACCTTGCCACTTCAAAATCTGCAACATGGGACGCAAACGGAATGCCCGCTACTTCGAGGACTAA